The Paramisgurnus dabryanus chromosome 3, PD_genome_1.1, whole genome shotgun sequence genome includes a window with the following:
- the tedc2 gene encoding uncharacterized protein tedc2 isoform X2, which translates to MSLLHAIDEAIKMCKAEESRLTESIRQSKDLLCSMRTRVTDISGLDHAAAISTKDDFVPKEQQEIELLDKVLKKALKIRSASEYHKELSSEGDIKMLPNDSRNKSAFIHKDENKRKLGQRVRSTGSSVNSGGIFTRPVSVQKARMAFAGKQSAQKKISSTGSQQTICVETTNAKEPLTDQSMKMSCQRLCEDVPVSTTGTSQSNEQWIQSPLLPVWRSQRTKQIRLCNKVLTHQSKSVPERARFTERLRSTFSSEWPSGCPADIKAKLDVLTRRCLDLTHCFHAELSRRTDQGCPAGSQPGSSGEKWFESSLMLQGLEKMTEELLACTDGLKKGLDCIWPRYNYLKSKGAKQTKY; encoded by the exons ATGTCTCTGCTTCATGCTATTGATGAAGCCATCAAAATGTGCAAAGCTGAAGAATCAAGACTGACAGAAAGCATCAGACAGTCCAAGGACCTTTTATGCTCAAT GAGAACCCGTGTGACTGACATCAGTGGGTTGGATCATGCAGCTGCCATCAGTACCAAAGACG ATTTTGTACCTAAAGAACAGCAAGAAATTGAACTGCTGGATAAAGTTTTAAAGAAAGCCCTGAAAATTCGCAGTGCGTCTGAATATCATAAGGAACTTTCCTCCGAGGGTGACATCAAAATGCTTCCTAATGACAGCAGAAACAAATCAGCCTTCATTCATAAAGacgaaaataaaagaaaactcGGTCAACGTGTGCGATCAACTGGAAGCAGTGTTAATTCTGGAGGGATATTTACACGGCCGGTTTCAGTTCAGAAAGCTCGTATGGCTTTCGCAGGAAAGCAGTCAGCTCAGAAGAAGATCTCTTCCACAGGATCCCAGCAAACGATCTGTGTTGAAACCACTAATGCTAAAGAGCCACTGACAGATCAGTCAATGAAGATGTCCTGCCAGCGTCTTTGTGAAGATGTGCCTGTGTCCACAACAGGAACTTCACAATCTAATGAACAATG GATACAGTCTCCTTTATTACCAGTTTGGCGATCACAAAGAACTAAACAGATCAG GTTGTGCAATAAAGTACTAACTCATCAGTCCAAGTCTGTACCAGAGAGAGCTCGTTTTACTGAGAGACTCCGCTCAACT TTTTCATCAGAATGGCCATCTGGATGTCCTGCAGATATCAAAGCAAAGCTGGACGTACTCACGCGGCGTTGTCTGGACCTGACGCACTGCTTTCATGCCGAACTGAGCCGGCGTACTGATCAGGGCTGCCCGGCGGGATCACAGCCAG GTTCGTCGGGTGAGAAATGGTTTGAGTCTTCACTGATGCTTCAAGGTCTGGAGAAGATGACTGAAGAACTACTAGCATGTACTGATGGTCTGAAGAAAG GATTGGACtgtatttggccgagatacaactatttaaaatcTAAGGgtgcaaaacaaacaaaatattga
- the tedc2 gene encoding uncharacterized protein tedc2 isoform X1 yields the protein MSLLHAIDEAIKMCKAEESRLTESIRQSKDLLCSMRTRVTDISGLDHAAAISTKDDFVPKEQQEIELLDKVLKKALKIRSASEYHKELSSEGDIKMLPNDSRNKSAFIHKDENKRKLGQRVRSTGSSVNSGGIFTRPVSVQKARMAFAGKQSAQKKISSTGSQQTICVETTNAKEPLTDQSMKMSCQRLCEDVPVSTTGTSQSNEQWIQSPLLPVWRSQRTKQIRLCNKVLTHQSKSVPERARFTERLRSTFSSEWPSGCPADIKAKLDVLTRRCLDLTHCFHAELSRRTDQGCPAGSQPGSSGEKWFESSLMLQGLEKMTEELLACTDGLKKDWEMWNKCQSETLCPVRRKGEWGDPDCPCLPPVLSYTSETELRQLETQRLQVEQLQQAVSLQQAMSDNLASYWTMMDSGTERPSAVVLRGLYSLLAEGGLQFPSLVLDSE from the exons ATGTCTCTGCTTCATGCTATTGATGAAGCCATCAAAATGTGCAAAGCTGAAGAATCAAGACTGACAGAAAGCATCAGACAGTCCAAGGACCTTTTATGCTCAAT GAGAACCCGTGTGACTGACATCAGTGGGTTGGATCATGCAGCTGCCATCAGTACCAAAGACG ATTTTGTACCTAAAGAACAGCAAGAAATTGAACTGCTGGATAAAGTTTTAAAGAAAGCCCTGAAAATTCGCAGTGCGTCTGAATATCATAAGGAACTTTCCTCCGAGGGTGACATCAAAATGCTTCCTAATGACAGCAGAAACAAATCAGCCTTCATTCATAAAGacgaaaataaaagaaaactcGGTCAACGTGTGCGATCAACTGGAAGCAGTGTTAATTCTGGAGGGATATTTACACGGCCGGTTTCAGTTCAGAAAGCTCGTATGGCTTTCGCAGGAAAGCAGTCAGCTCAGAAGAAGATCTCTTCCACAGGATCCCAGCAAACGATCTGTGTTGAAACCACTAATGCTAAAGAGCCACTGACAGATCAGTCAATGAAGATGTCCTGCCAGCGTCTTTGTGAAGATGTGCCTGTGTCCACAACAGGAACTTCACAATCTAATGAACAATG GATACAGTCTCCTTTATTACCAGTTTGGCGATCACAAAGAACTAAACAGATCAG GTTGTGCAATAAAGTACTAACTCATCAGTCCAAGTCTGTACCAGAGAGAGCTCGTTTTACTGAGAGACTCCGCTCAACT TTTTCATCAGAATGGCCATCTGGATGTCCTGCAGATATCAAAGCAAAGCTGGACGTACTCACGCGGCGTTGTCTGGACCTGACGCACTGCTTTCATGCCGAACTGAGCCGGCGTACTGATCAGGGCTGCCCGGCGGGATCACAGCCAG GTTCGTCGGGTGAGAAATGGTTTGAGTCTTCACTGATGCTTCAAGGTCTGGAGAAGATGACTGAAGAACTACTAGCATGTACTGATGGTCTGAAGAAAG ACTGGGAGATGTGGAACAAGTGTCAGTCGGAAACTCTTTGTCCTGTCCGGAGAAAAGGGGAATGGGGTGATCCAGACTGTCCTTGTCTGCCGCCCGTCCTGTCTTACACCAGTGAAACTGAACTGAGACAACTGGAAACCCAAAGACTTCAAGTGGAACAACTACAGCAGGCTGTCAGCCTTCAACAG GCAATGTCTGATAATCTTGCATCATACTGGACCATGATGGATTCTGGTACGGAGCGGCCCAGTGCTGTGGTTTTGCGTGGCCTGTACTCGTTGCTGGCAGAGGGAGGGCTGCAGTTCCCATCACTGGTTTTGGACTCTGAATga